The nucleotide window AGCAGGACATCCTAAATTAGGATTACTTAGTTCTATTCTTGGAGGAATTACAAATATAATTTTAGACTATATATTTATTATTCCATTAGGGATGGGGATAAAAGGTGCTGCACTAGCTACTTGTATAGGATACACACTTCCTTGTATTATTGGGATAATAGTCTTTATTAATAAGAAAAATATTTTATATTTCGAAAAAGGTAAATTTAGAAGTAGCGTAATTATAAAAAGTTGCTCAAATGGTATTTCAGAAATGATAACGCAGATTTCTTCAGCAGTGACAACATTTTTATTTAATATAGTAATGCTTAAATTTCTTGGTGAAAATGGAGTGGCAGCAATAACTATTGTATTATATGCTCAATTTTTAATGGTTTCAGCATATCTCGGATTTACATCAGGAGTAGCTCCTAGGATAAGTTATAATTATGGGAAAGATGATAGGGAGCAGCTAAATAAAATAGTAAAATATAGCTTTAGGTTTATTGCAATATTATCGGTAATATCGTTTATATTATCAATGGTGTTTTCTTCTACTATAGTAACATTGTTTACAGAAAGAGGATCAGAATTATATCATATAGCTTTAAGTGGATTTAAGATATTTTCTATGACATTTTTAATATGTGGGTTTAATATTTTCACCAGTGGAATGTTCACAGCATTTTCAAATGGAAAGATATCTGCAATACTATCAACTCTTAGAACTTTTGTATTTTTTATCATAGGAATATTAATATTGCCATCATTACTTGGAGTTAATGGTGTTTGGCTTGTGGTACCAATTGCAGAATGTGCTACTATAGTTGTTGGATTAGTTTATATATTAAAATATAAAAAGGTATATCATTATTAAAATATATTGACTTTTGATAATGTTAGGAATAAAATGGTGTAAATATAATTAAAGACTATGAAAAGAAGAGTAGATAGATATGTTCTTTTAAAGAGAGCTTCGGAAGGTGAAAGGAAGTAAAGAAACGTCTATTGAACCAAGCCTTGGAGTTTCATACGGATCTTTCATAAAGAAAGTGATGCTATGACGTTTATCTACGTTACAAGATTAGAGTATAAGTTTCTGTAATTCAGATTCCGTACTTGAAGAGGCTATTATAGTGATATATTAGTAAAATAGAGTGGCAACGCGAAGTAAGCTTTCGTCTCTAAAATCATAATTTTGATTTTAGGACGAAAGCTTTTTATTTTTTAGGAGGAAAGAAAAATGGGGCAATAAGAAAAGTTACTTCTTTTTATGTTCTTCAAATTTACCAGAGGGAGAGAAAAAAGGTAGAGTTGAAGAAAAAAAGGAGGAAGTAAAGATGTGTAAAGAAAATAGTTTAAACTTTGTAGACAAAATAGTAGGTAGAGATTTTGACAATGGGATTTGTAGTGAGATTCACACAAGATTTCCACCAGAGCCTAATGGATATCTTCATATTGGTAGTGCTTATGCTATAAATATTAGTTATTCAATAGCTAAGAAGTATGGGGGCAAATTTAATTTAAGACTTGATGATACAAATCCAGGGAAAGAAGATATTCAGTATGTAAATGCTATAAAAGAGGATATGAAATGGTTAGGATTTGATTATGGAGGAAAAGAATATTATGGATCTAATTATTTTGAAGATATATATTCTTATGCTGTATATTTGATTAAAAAAGGTAAAGCCTATGTTTGTGATTTATCACCAGATGAAATAAAAAAATATAGAGGAACTTTAAAAGAACCAGGAATTGATAGTCCGTATAGAAATAGGTCAATTGAAGAAAACTTAAAGTTATTTGAAGATATGAAAGAAGGAAAGTTTTCAGAAGGTGAGAAGGTTTTAAGAGCTAAAATAGATATGAATAGTGGCAATATAAATATGAGAGATCCAGTTATATATAGAATAAGTTATAAGGAGCATTATAAGACTAAAGATAAGTGGTGTATTTATCCAATGTATGATTTTGCACATCCTATTCAAGATTATATGGAAGGTATAACTCATTCTCTTTGTTCTATAGAGTTTAAGGATCATAGACCATTATATAATTGGGTATTGGAGAATTTAGATTTAGAAGGAAATTTACCTAAGCAAATTGAGTTTGGAAGAATGAACTTAAGTGGAGTGGTGACAAGTAAAAGGTATTTGAAAGAATTAGTTGAAAAGAATTTAGTAGAAGGATGGGATGATCCAAGACTTCCAACAATAAAGGGTTTAAGAAGAAGAGGATATACAAGAAATTCTATATTAAACTTTTTAGGAGAAATAGGTGTTTCTAAAAGTGAAAGTACTGTAGATATTTCTATGTTGGAAAGCTCATTAAGAGATGATTTAAAAACAGAGGTTCCTGTAGTTATGGCAGTGCTAAACCCACTAAAGGTTGTTATAACAAATTTATCAGAAGATTACACAGAGGAGTTAGAGGTTATAAATAATAAAGAAAATCCCAACTTAGGTAAAAGGAAGGTAGTTTTTAGTAGAGTTATCTATATAGAAAAAGAAGATTTT belongs to Clostridium bornimense and includes:
- a CDS encoding glutamine--tRNA ligase/YqeY domain fusion protein, encoding MCKENSLNFVDKIVGRDFDNGICSEIHTRFPPEPNGYLHIGSAYAINISYSIAKKYGGKFNLRLDDTNPGKEDIQYVNAIKEDMKWLGFDYGGKEYYGSNYFEDIYSYAVYLIKKGKAYVCDLSPDEIKKYRGTLKEPGIDSPYRNRSIEENLKLFEDMKEGKFSEGEKVLRAKIDMNSGNINMRDPVIYRISYKEHYKTKDKWCIYPMYDFAHPIQDYMEGITHSLCSIEFKDHRPLYNWVLENLDLEGNLPKQIEFGRMNLSGVVTSKRYLKELVEKNLVEGWDDPRLPTIKGLRRRGYTRNSILNFLGEIGVSKSESTVDISMLESSLRDDLKTEVPVVMAVLNPLKVVITNLSEDYTEELEVINNKENPNLGKRKVVFSRVIYIEKEDFMEKAPKKYNRLVLDGEVRLYGGYFIKCNKVIKNNDGEIEEIRCTYDPETKSGSGFTGRKVKGTIHWISEKNFISCKVNLYESLFLVKLKTSELEKYINKNSLIIKDNVMIEKSILNFKERVQFMRHGYFIRDNDKELVFNRIVSLKKSYR
- a CDS encoding MATE family efflux transporter — encoded protein: MDNSLGKKVTFLSLIKYTFPTIMMMLFFSLYTIIDGMFISRFVNADALSATNIVYPVINILLGLGIMLATGGSAIVAKLMGEGKNKEARESFTSLITTSIVVGITIAIVGIIFIKPIIYALGSTERLYSYSFDYLFIMLAFSPVIMLKVFFDYFLVTAGHPKLGLLSSILGGITNIILDYIFIIPLGMGIKGAALATCIGYTLPCIIGIIVFINKKNILYFEKGKFRSSVIIKSCSNGISEMITQISSAVTTFLFNIVMLKFLGENGVAAITIVLYAQFLMVSAYLGFTSGVAPRISYNYGKDDREQLNKIVKYSFRFIAILSVISFILSMVFSSTIVTLFTERGSELYHIALSGFKIFSMTFLICGFNIFTSGMFTAFSNGKISAILSTLRTFVFFIIGILILPSLLGVNGVWLVVPIAECATIVVGLVYILKYKKVYHY